CCAAGTGCATTCTTGAAAGAGGCGGAAGTTTATTATCCAGAAGCACCACAAGCCCCAAATCAAATTCCGCATAACTATCACATGCTCATTAATAAACGCAAATTTATATTATGCATACATATACAGTTAAAACCCTCGCCATCTAACTAGATATACACTTTCTTCGAGTAGAGGGACCACCCTATTGTTTCTCGGGTGTCTCCCCACTCACCAAAAGGATGACACTTCCAAGTTGGCGCCTCAGATCTTCCTTATCAACGTCGTGAGTgtcctcaacttctccccACATGTCCGTTTGCCATGTAACTTCGAGGCTGGACGCCTCGGCTGCCTCATCAATTCCAAATTTCTTCTGCCCCGCCCTTTGCAGATGGCGGAAGTTTTCGCTCCACTCGCTTACCAGTCTAACAGCAACTAACAGGCTCTTGGAGGCAAGTATACCCCTTTCAAGGGCAGCCAGATCATGGGCCTCCAAACCCTGAACCCATTGCTTGATAATATCCTTCGTCGCTTGAGCCTGGGACGCCGGGAGGATACTCTCTGCGTCCAAAACCGGTACTATCTCAATGCCAGGCCATACTTTGGTGCTTAGAACTGCGATTATATCCTTTGCAACTCTCATTTGAGTCTCCCGAAGTGTTTCTCGCCTTTGATCATTCTCGCCAGCCTCAACGGCATATTCGCTTTCTTCGGGCACCCAGCAAAGTAATGTATCCGTGTCAAGGTAGCGCATCGCGGTTTTGACTATTTGGTCTCGCGCAAGTGTTTCCCCCGCAGCGTCCTCGTGTGCAATATCGGCTGCGCGCGCCGTAAGAGAGGTTAACGGGATCATGTGATTTTTCAAGGCTTGTTGCGCAGTGTTCATTACATCCCATTCCAAAGCAATTGCATGTGCCAGATATGGTTTTGTAGGCGGTATCGATAGGACACTTTTTGACGGAGTTCGGACTGGCCGTTTATCTAGTAAAACCTGATACTCGCCCCCTGTAGGCGCAAGAGCAAAATGTTAGCCACTggggaaagaagacaaaaaaaCAATAGGAAGGGGGTGTATAATAGCGGAAATACCCTGCTTTCTCTGAAAATCGACATCTTTCCAAAAGCGCTTCTTCAGTGTTGCAGGTTTCTTGGTCGGGCGAGGTTCTGGCTCGGCTTCTGATAGCTTTTCCTTGCCCTCTGCTTGGTGAGTTGCACGGTCCCCAAATCCTTGAAATGGCGAAGGGGCCTTAGGCGGAGGTCCATGTGCAGTGATTGGGTGTGCAACGGCCGCTTTCAATGTAGAAGAATGGAGAGCGCGGGGTCTTTGGCAACTGTGTCGCGCAGCAGTCAAAAGTGGTTGCTGTGGACGGGCCGTGGAGGTTCGAAGAAACGGAATAATCCCCTTTTTCACCATTCTCgaaattaaaaatagaaaagcAAAGACGGCAGTATACTAATGTTTCGGCAGCGTGGGGTTAATCTGCTGGGATGGCCCTAGTATGAGAGTAACGAAACGCTCAATCGCTGCCTGCTGTACTCAAAAGGCCTCAATCATTCGGTTTATTCCGGGGACAAGTGACTTTGCGACGTTCGCGCCCAGACATGCACTCGCCACAAACGCCACACTTTACGGTAGGTATTTGCCCCACAATAAATTACGGAGCACAGTCGAGAGCGGAGTACTTTTGAATGTAGTTACTTTTGAATATAGTAAAGGAAAGAGTTTAAAATCGGTTctttatagaatatttaaattgAAGATCTCTGGTAATCGATATTTGTAGATATCAGGTGGTCGTTGGACACAAAAGGTTCTACCTAGTGAAGCAGACAGAAAGAATGTCGTGACCCCTTGGTACCTATAGGTATAAACTACTAGTCTACACTGAAGCCCATGTCCACATTATTATTGCGTCAACGGATTATGATGAACTTCAATAGTATCAATAAATAATATGTGCTATAGGGTTCTTCGCTTTCCCTCTGGGGCAAACCCCGTCTCCAATAAATCCGGATCCAAAGCAGATACCAAGGACCattcacttttcaaccagTTGAACGATCAAACCCCGAAGAAAACATTGGCGACATTATACTTAATCTCGAAGAGTTGATTATATATTACCGTTGCAAACCGCTAGGCAGGGTGGGTAATCAGAAAAACAAGGctaaaaaaaacaaaacaaagcatTTATCACAAAATCTCAAAAAGCCTCCCAATTGTTGATCTAAGCAaatggagaagaaaacaacaatAAGCAACAATTTTGGTCAAATAAGTAGAACAGGGAATGAAGCGACGAGAGCCCGCCCACGCTTTTGTAATTTACACGAGGAATGTATCAACCTCCAAGTGGGAGTTGTATAAGGAGATGCAATTATTCACCAAAAGTGCTTGCACAGTCCGGTTGACTCAATGCAAGCTAAAGCGACTGTGACAAGGCCATCCGCATGGGGTGAGGCCTAACAATAAATCAGTTACGGCACCTTTGGCCGAGGCGAAAAGGACTTCCGTATAGAtcctttatatataatttcttgAAAAATAGCGTCATAAACCATTTCTTCGTAAGCGTCGAATGACCAACCCAGCAGTTTGAAGTCGCTGCGCCACGATCTTCGAGCGGGACTTGCTTGTGCGGCTGGCTCAAGAAATATCAGCTGCGGTTACACTGGGCACCAATCGATGGTGGAAATCGTTCCCATTGAGTCTGAATTTGCGATAGTAGGATTTCTTCAGAGGGTCGTCGTCTGGTCGTCTCTTCATACGTTCGGCATCAAAATCATCGGCACCTTCACGGCTACCCCATGTGGTCTAAAGCGCGAATAAAGGACAGTCAGCTGGGTATAAGCATTTCGCGCGCATGGCTAGTCTCCAAAGAACGTGACGACCATCAATGCAAGCCAAGGTGAAGGGAATCAAAGCGAACGGGTCCATTAGCAAAACATATGGGGCAAAGTTGGCATCAGAAGGGCAGGACAAGTGGCATGGTACACTTGTATATGCAGAGGGAAACATTTCCAATAGCTCAGACAATACATCACAAAGGCTAGGAAGGAAAATACAATAAAGAAAAGCAGGTTACCACGTACCGCGCTAAGGGTCATCACGGCATACATCTTAATCGCCCCATGGAAGTATCCGAAAAGGATCGATACGGGAAGAAAAACCCAATCAATCGGGAAGCGGATGTAATGGCCTAGAAGTTTGATGAATTTGCTGACAAACATCCAAACAGCTAGAAGGGACATAGCTAACGCATGGGAATGGTCATCCCAAGACGCAGTCGCCTTATGGCAGAGGAAGACAAGAGCCAAGTCACCGAGGAGAGCTGGGGGCGACAGTGTTGTCATATGAACAGCATATGCACTCCAAAGTTGGCGACTGTTGTAGAGCGTTAGTCGACAGACAGCAACAAGAATACCGACGATCAAAACAAACTTACTGCCAAATATGTCCTTCATCAAACATACTTGTGAGATTGCTCCTCCAGTTACTACGGGACCATCTTGCGCATTGTTTTAGAAAGGTTGGGTTATCTTCCAGTGTTGTTTGAACTTCAGCCTCGGGGTGGTATTGCATGAAAGTCTCCCAGCCATGCGAGACCATCCAGCGGGTAATGAAgttgtcgtcatcggcgTTCAGCTGATATTTTCCGAACCACCATCCTTCATTGGTAAATGCGTAGGTAAAGGCATCATCCTGCAGAATGCTTGTCTTGTACGCAACACTTCGCCCAGACATACAGGGAAGTCCGCCATCGATGTGAGTAGTAGCGGCACAATCAAAGTTCCTTCGTTCCAAGTAAAGGGCTCCAAGAAATCCCCAAATACGCTGCGACAATGTCGGGGAGATAGCACGTTGAAGCCGTTGGCACGTTACTACACCACCGTATTGTTCATCTTTTTCGAAAGGAGCTAGCATCCAAGTCAGCACCTTCGGTGGCCAGatcacatcatcatcagcgaACACGGTGATTGCTGTTTGCACTTCAGGAATAGCTCTAGTCATTTGGCGGCGCTTATTCGGGTGGGTAACAGTGAATAGGCGGATCCTTGATTTAGCGGCAGGCATGCGACTCAGCATGTCTTCGGCCTTCTTTTTGTTCGCTTCAATTGTAACAAGAAGAAGTTCAAAGGGACGGTTCGTGAGTATGGTCTCAATTGTTCGCTCTAACTCTTCGCCACAGCCATCC
The nucleotide sequence above comes from Aspergillus puulaauensis MK2 DNA, chromosome 3, nearly complete sequence. Encoded proteins:
- the ATP12 gene encoding ATP synthase complex assembly protein ATP12 (BUSCO:EOG09264L6D;~COG:C;~EggNog:ENOG410PHTY;~InterPro:IPR023335,IPR042272,IPR011419;~PFAM:PF07542;~go_process: GO:0043461 - proton-transporting ATP synthase complex assembly [Evidence IEA]), translated to MVKKGIIPFLRTSTARPQQPLLTAARHSCQRPRALHSSTLKAAVAHPITAHGPPPKAPSPFQGFGDRATHQAEGKEKLSEAEPEPRPTKKPATLKKRFWKDVDFQRKQGGEYQVLLDKRPVRTPSKSVLSIPPTKPYLAHAIALEWDVMNTAQQALKNHMIPLTSLTARAADIAHEDAAGETLARDQIVKTAMRYLDTDTLLCWVPEESEYAVEAGENDQRRETLRETQMRVAKDIIAVLSTKVWPGIEIVPVLDAESILPASQAQATKDIIKQWVQGLEAHDLAALERGILASKSLLVAVRLVSEWSENFRHLQRAGQKKFGIDEAAEASSLEVTWQTDMWGEVEDTHDVDKEDLRRQLGSVILLVSGETPEKQ
- a CDS encoding glycosyltransferase family 2 protein (CAZy:GT2_Glyco_tranf_2;~COG:S;~EggNog:ENOG410PJ0I;~InterPro:IPR029044;~PFAM:PF00535,PF13641;~TransMembrane:4 (i12-30o310-332i344-361o367-386i)); the encoded protein is MHITYMRAFIALFFYRYFRLVVNLVSFWTFKPIPPPENPRLTADDVTVIIPTLDGCGEELERTIETILTNRPFELLLVTIEANKKKAEDMLSRMPAAKSRIRLFTVTHPNKRRQMTRAIPEVQTAITVFADDDVIWPPKVLTWMLAPFEKDEQYGGVVTCQRLQRAISPTLSQRIWGFLGALYLERRNFDCAATTHIDGGLPCMSGRSVAYKTSILQDDAFTYAFTNEGWWFGKYQLNADDDNFITRWMVSHGWETFMQYHPEAEVQTTLEDNPTFLKQCARWSRSNWRSNLTSMFDEGHIWHRQLWSAYAVHMTTLSPPALLGDLALVFLCHKATASWDDHSHALAMSLLAVWMFVSKFIKLLGHYIRFPIDWVFLPVSILFGYFHGAIKMYAVMTLSATTWGSREGADDFDAERMKRRPDDDPLKKSYYRKFRLNGNDFHHRLVPSVTAADIS